From the genome of Triticum aestivum cultivar Chinese Spring chromosome 3B, IWGSC CS RefSeq v2.1, whole genome shotgun sequence, one region includes:
- the LOC123070575 gene encoding ribosome production factor 1 isoform X2 has protein sequence MTRERSTGKKRSGTKRNQGGSRGNEEEKPVPGAKEEKLPPKLSTDALFPGDKGEIRAMEGKKPTPQMVFMAEKEETVNNESGVWKRNQSTDVASPGDSGGITRRDGKGVKEKKPAAKTHNNDSRAKRHQGGSRGEEEKPVPVAKGKKLPPKHSTYALFPVDKGESRGGEGEKPAPQMVLTAKQEEVVNAEAGKKRKQSPEEDEGQSRGVKPLGTRHMEKLEAEIQVLPKGDNVDGKEKKKKGKRIRRSKLKKDRLITRAAQRNMFGSALKDEFPVLKDGSKPKVLITACQYIMDKQGPSSSFIHELMQLIPDACYIHRTNVCLDEVVEYANERKFTSLIVALSDGLKIINLPDGPLAHLELSEFTPRKDIKNHGEPISREPELVFNNFEAHLGYRLQRLISSLFPQADFNKRQVFTFELKQQHILFRNHRYLYEMKEELRDGNTGTFPGVKLKASDVTCHLLECGPRFTLRLTALECGLSVGKKGKFEWHWNTSLESSEALPGR, from the exons ATGACGAGGGAGCGAAGTACTGGCAAGAAGCGGTCAGGGACCAAGCGGAACCAGGGCGGCAGCAGAGGGAACGAGGAGGAGAAGCCCGTGCCTGGGGCGAAGGAGGAGAAGCTGCCACCGAAGCTGTCCACCGACGCTCTGTTTCCAGGGGACAAGGGAGAGATCAGGGCCATGGAGGGGAAGAAGCCAACGCCGCAGATGGTGTTCATGGCAGAGAAGGAGGAGACAGTAAACAACGAATCAGGGGTTTGGAAGAGAAATCAGTCTACGGATGTGGCGTCTCCTGGGGACAGCGGAGGAATCACGAGGAGAGATGGCAAGGGGGTGAAGGAGAAAAAGCCGGCAGCAAAGACTCACAACAACGACAGCAGAGCGAAGCGGCACCAGGGCGGCAGCAGAGGGGAGGAGGAGAAGCCAGTGCCTGTGGCGAAGGGGAAGAAACTGCCACCGAAGCACTCCACGTACGCTCTGTTCCCAGTGGACAAGGGAGAGAGTAGGGGGGGTGAGGGTGAGAAGCCAGCACCACAGATGGTGTTAACGGCAAAGCAGGAGGAGGTGGTAAACGCCGAGGCAGGGAAGAAGCGGAAGCAATCCCCAGAGGAGGATGAGGGGCAGAGCAGAGGGGTGAAGCCATTAGGAACCAGGCACATGGAGAAGTTGGAAGCAGAGATACAG GTGCTGCCAAAGGGCGATAATGTCGATggcaaagagaagaaaaagaaagggaaAAGAATCCGGAGGAGTAAACTAAAGAAGGACCGGCTTATCACCCGCGCTGCACAACGAAATATGTTTGGA TCGGCTTTGAAGGATGAATTTCCTGTGTTAAAAGATGGCTCAAAACCAAAAGTACTGATAACAGCATGCCAGTATATTATGGACAAG CAAGGACCTTCATCTTCATTTATTCATGAGCTAATGCAACTCATTCCAGATGCATGCTATATTCATCGGACGAATGTTTGCCTCGATGAA GTGGTTGAGTATGCGAATGAAAGAAAATTTACTTCACTTATTGTTGCTCTTTCTG ATGGCTTAAAAATTATCAACTTGCCTGATGGTCCCCTTGCACACCTTGAGCTCTCTGAGTTTACTCCACGAAAGGACATAAAG AATCATGGGGAGCCAATAAGTCGTGAGCCAGAGTTAGTGTTTAATAATTTTGAAGCACATCTTGGCTATCGTCTTCAAAG GTTGATATCGTCTCTTTTCCCTCAAGCTGATTTCAATAAACGGCAAGTGTTCACATTTGAACTGAAGCAACAGCATATACTGTTCCGTAATCACAG GTACTTGTATGAAATGAAAGAAGAATTGAGGGATGGAAATACTGGTACTTTTCCAGGAGTCAAATTGAAAGCTTCTGATGTAACTTGTCACCTACTA GAATGTGGACCTCGTTTCACTCTTAGACTGACTGCCCTGGAATGCGGCCTGTCCGTCGGAAAAAAAGGAAAGTTTGAGTGGCATTG GAATACGTCTCTGGAATCTTCTGAGGCGCTACCAGGGCGCTGA
- the LOC123070575 gene encoding ribosome production factor 1 isoform X1, translating to MTRERSTGKKRSGTKRNQGGSRGNEEEKPVPGAKEEKLPPKLSTDALFPGDKGEIRAMEGKKPTPQMVFMAEKEETVNNESGVWKRNQSTDVASPGDSGGITRRDGKGVKEKKPAAKTHNNDSRAKRHQGGSRGEEEKPVPVAKGKKLPPKHSTYALFPVDKGESRGGEGEKPAPQMVLTAKQEEVVNAEAGKKRKQSPEEDEGQSRGVKPLGTRHMEKLEAEIQVLPEEVVNTKAGKKRKQSPEEDEGQSRGAKSLGTRHMEKSEAEIQVLPKGDNVDGKEKKKKGKRIRRSKLKKDRLITRAAQRNMFGSALKDEFPVLKDGSKPKVLITACQYIMDKQGPSSSFIHELMQLIPDACYIHRTNVCLDEVVEYANERKFTSLIVALSDGLKIINLPDGPLAHLELSEFTPRKDIKNHGEPISREPELVFNNFEAHLGYRLQRLISSLFPQADFNKRQVFTFELKQQHILFRNHRYLYEMKEELRDGNTGTFPGVKLKASDVTCHLLECGPRFTLRLTALECGLSVGKKGKFEWHWNTSLESSEALPGR from the exons ATGACGAGGGAGCGAAGTACTGGCAAGAAGCGGTCAGGGACCAAGCGGAACCAGGGCGGCAGCAGAGGGAACGAGGAGGAGAAGCCCGTGCCTGGGGCGAAGGAGGAGAAGCTGCCACCGAAGCTGTCCACCGACGCTCTGTTTCCAGGGGACAAGGGAGAGATCAGGGCCATGGAGGGGAAGAAGCCAACGCCGCAGATGGTGTTCATGGCAGAGAAGGAGGAGACAGTAAACAACGAATCAGGGGTTTGGAAGAGAAATCAGTCTACGGATGTGGCGTCTCCTGGGGACAGCGGAGGAATCACGAGGAGAGATGGCAAGGGGGTGAAGGAGAAAAAGCCGGCAGCAAAGACTCACAACAACGACAGCAGAGCGAAGCGGCACCAGGGCGGCAGCAGAGGGGAGGAGGAGAAGCCAGTGCCTGTGGCGAAGGGGAAGAAACTGCCACCGAAGCACTCCACGTACGCTCTGTTCCCAGTGGACAAGGGAGAGAGTAGGGGGGGTGAGGGTGAGAAGCCAGCACCACAGATGGTGTTAACGGCAAAGCAGGAGGAGGTGGTAAACGCCGAGGCAGGGAAGAAGCGGAAGCAATCCCCAGAGGAGGATGAGGGGCAGAGCAGAGGGGTGAAGCCATTAGGAACCAGGCACATGGAGAAGTTGGAAGCAGAGATACAG GTGCTGCCCGAGGAGGTGGTAAACACCAAGGCAGGGAAGAAGCGGAAGCAATCCCCAGAGGAGGATGAGGGGCAGAGCAGAGGGGCGAAGTCATTAGGAACCAGGCACATGGAGAAGTCGGAAGCAGAGATACAG GTGCTGCCAAAGGGCGATAATGTCGATggcaaagagaagaaaaagaaagggaaAAGAATCCGGAGGAGTAAACTAAAGAAGGACCGGCTTATCACCCGCGCTGCACAACGAAATATGTTTGGA TCGGCTTTGAAGGATGAATTTCCTGTGTTAAAAGATGGCTCAAAACCAAAAGTACTGATAACAGCATGCCAGTATATTATGGACAAG CAAGGACCTTCATCTTCATTTATTCATGAGCTAATGCAACTCATTCCAGATGCATGCTATATTCATCGGACGAATGTTTGCCTCGATGAA GTGGTTGAGTATGCGAATGAAAGAAAATTTACTTCACTTATTGTTGCTCTTTCTG ATGGCTTAAAAATTATCAACTTGCCTGATGGTCCCCTTGCACACCTTGAGCTCTCTGAGTTTACTCCACGAAAGGACATAAAG AATCATGGGGAGCCAATAAGTCGTGAGCCAGAGTTAGTGTTTAATAATTTTGAAGCACATCTTGGCTATCGTCTTCAAAG GTTGATATCGTCTCTTTTCCCTCAAGCTGATTTCAATAAACGGCAAGTGTTCACATTTGAACTGAAGCAACAGCATATACTGTTCCGTAATCACAG GTACTTGTATGAAATGAAAGAAGAATTGAGGGATGGAAATACTGGTACTTTTCCAGGAGTCAAATTGAAAGCTTCTGATGTAACTTGTCACCTACTA GAATGTGGACCTCGTTTCACTCTTAGACTGACTGCCCTGGAATGCGGCCTGTCCGTCGGAAAAAAAGGAAAGTTTGAGTGGCATTG GAATACGTCTCTGGAATCTTCTGAGGCGCTACCAGGGCGCTGA